In the genome of Octopus bimaculoides isolate UCB-OBI-ISO-001 chromosome 24, ASM119413v2, whole genome shotgun sequence, the window AGTTCAAATATTTAATACTGGTATTTTTAATTAAGTATCTATTTGTTTGCCACGGTAATGATGCAAACTGCCAATACAAAGAGCATGATGAACTACTTAGAGCTTAACTATTAAGCTCAACTAGTGCGTAATTAAGCCAGCAACACCTGGTTAAACAAACACTCTCGCGCATACGTaatacaataatggtgatgatcttAACTGTTATAGGGGAACGTAAATATGTTTGCAAATTGtctttgttacatgttattctgtgttctgaatacttttgttttaataaatgctgcttactgcaagttatggatgagtcttttatgacttcattgctttcaggcttagCTCAAGGTATTTCCgtgcccgacatcacaaaatgcgtctgaataaacattgccggtcagcaaatagagactcggacattgcttagaaaatatttttcatttttaaccgcatgtatagtacgcactagggattttgacctttaaattttgggggaaaatgcagattatactcaaggatttacggtaACTACAAATgtgggtaaattttcagattaacacccgcacgattttcactagggtgttagggatagggttttaaggttggggttttagggttagggacggaattcccaccCTAACACCcgagtgaaaatcgtgcgggtgttaatctgaaaatttacccaaaTGTGTACCTCCGCccccaccgactttgtttcctctgAAAAAAATGGATTTTTCTTCGAtaaaatttttaacaaatatatatcagcTGATATAGCTTACGGTTCTGtcagaattgaaaataaaaaaaaataaaatggtgggGTGGANNNNNNNNNNNNNNNNNNNNNNNNNNNNNNNNNNNNNNNNNNNNNNNNNNNNNNNNNNNNNNNNNNNNNNNNNNNNNNNNNNNNNNNNNNNNNNNNNNNNNNNNNNNNNNNNNNNNNNNNNNNNNNNNNNNNNNNNNNNNNNNNNNNNNNNNNNNNNNNNNNNNNNNNNNNNNNNNNNNNNNNNNNNNNNNNNNNNNNNNNNNNNNNNNNNNNNNNNNNNNNNNNNNNNNNNNNNNNNNNNNNNNNNNNNNNNNNNNNNNNNNNNNNNNNNNNNNNNNNNNNNNNNNNNNNNNNNNNNNNNNNNNNNNNNNNNNNNNNNNNNNNNNNNNNNNNNNNNNNNNNNNNNNNNNNNNNNNNNNNNNNNNNNNNNNNNNNNNNNNNNNNNNNNNNNNNNNNNNNNNNNNNNNNNNNNNNNNNNNNNNNNNNNNNNNNNNNNNNNNNNNNNNNNNNNNNNNNNNNNNNNNNNNNNNNNNNNNNNNNNNNNNNNNNNNNNNNNNNNNNNNNNNNNNNNNNNNNNNNNNNNNNNNNNNNNNNNNNNNCAAACTTCTCATTTATAATAAAAGTGAACATcaaattaataacaattttaaaacaatctGAAGAAATAATATATGGGAACAATTTATAGAATTAGATACAAACGTAAATATCTCTGTATATTTAAACAGATTAAAATTTGTACCCCAACATATAGACCATCCATGAAGGAATTTTCAAAAAACCCGGGATCCATTCAGCTTTACTTCTGGAAATCTTGAAGAAGTGAGTGGCAAGAAACCTCAGTGAGCGCAGGGACCACGGCTTCTTGCCATCAATATCAACAAGACTATATTCGTCTGCCAGATCACCTGTCGGTAATATACGCCCGGTTTTCTTCATCAGGTTCGCTTTGTCACTCAAAATTTTAACAATACATTTTCCACTGAATTCGGTGCTCTCTCCGTTCAGAAACCCTTCTCTGATGTGCTCATACCCCTTTGGTAGATCAGATGGGTCAGATGAGGAGTAAAGGTCCTTTATAGTTTCAGTCTGAACAAAGCCTGGCCACAAACTGAAGCAAGCCACGCCGTGTTTTTTAAGTTCGTGAGCTAAATCAACTGCCATTCTGTCGCAAGCTTCTTTGCCGACACCATAAGCGACATTGAATGTATAGACCAGGCCACCACCCGAAGACACAATGACGATGAGCCCAGATTTGCGAGGAACCATCATTTTAGCAGCATATACTGAACAGATATAATGGTTACGTAACCCAACGTTATTAATGTCGTCCCAGATACTGATCGGTTGTTCCCAAAATGGTTTGGCAGTCACATCGATTAAAGAATTAACAGCTGAATACGCATTGTTTACCAACAGATCCAGCTGTCCGTTTTGTTCGGACTTTATCTTGTCGAACAGTCGTTCAATTTCATCATCTTTGGTGTGGTCAACCTGTACTGCAACGCCGCGTCCACCCCGTCCGTTTATCTCTTCGACCGTTTCCTCCAGTGACCcaaggcttttttcagttttgcgTAATGTTCGTCCAGTCACATAAACAGTAGCACCAGCTTCACCCAGCTGGACAGCAATACCTTTTCCAATTCCTCTCGTAGCTCCAGTTACAAGACAAACAAGTCCAGACAAAGGTTTGGCCATCATGCGAGCTTCGGTGTATATTAGTCGGAACGAATACCTAGACCAGCAAAGCAAACACCCCGGTGTGAACTCAACAGCATCcccactttatatttatataaaaagaaaaaaactatgg includes:
- the LOC106877537 gene encoding dehydrogenase/reductase SDR family member 1: MMAKPLSGLVCLVTGATRGIGKGIAVQLGEAGATVYVTGRTLRKTEKSLGSLEETVEEINGRGGRGVAVQVDHTKDDEIERLFDKIKSEQNGQLDLLVNNAYSAVNSLIDVTAKPFWEQPISIWDDINNVGLRNHYICSVYAAKMMVPRKSGLIVIVSSGGGLVYTFNVAYGVGKEACDRMAVDLAHELKKHGVACFSLWPGFVQTETIKDLYSSSDPSDLPKGYEHIREGFLNGESTEFSGKCIVKILSDKANLMKKTGRILPTGDLADEYSLVDIDGKKPWSLRSLRFLATHFFKISRSKAEWIPGFLKIPSWMVYMLGYKF